Proteins from a genomic interval of Pseudomonas anuradhapurensis:
- a CDS encoding MarR family winged helix-turn-helix transcriptional regulator, translating to MLTSECICTHLRRAARGVSRHYDEALAGFGINVAQFSLLCHLQRLDRPSITTLAEAMGLERSTLGRNLRVLEAEGLVALADGDDQRNRVVLLTDAATQLLRDAYPAWERAQAELVERLGAGQRDELVRLLGLLA from the coding sequence ATGCTGACCAGTGAATGCATCTGTACCCATCTGCGTCGTGCCGCCCGTGGGGTGAGCCGGCATTACGACGAGGCCCTTGCCGGCTTCGGGATCAATGTCGCGCAGTTTTCCCTGCTATGTCATCTGCAGCGGCTCGACCGGCCTAGTATTACCACCCTGGCCGAAGCCATGGGCCTGGAACGCAGTACCCTGGGCCGCAACTTGCGGGTGCTGGAGGCTGAAGGGTTGGTAGCCTTGGCCGATGGTGATGACCAGCGCAACCGCGTCGTGTTGTTGACCGACGCTGCTACGCAGCTGCTGCGCGACGCCTATCCGGCCTGGGAGCGAGCCCAGGCCGAACTGGTGGAACGCCTGGGAGCAGGGCAGCGGGATGAACTGGTGCGCTTGCTGGGCCTACTGGCTTGA